A stretch of Mycobacterium sp. ITM-2016-00316 DNA encodes these proteins:
- the cysT gene encoding sulfate ABC transporter permease subunit CysT: MGRLPRRASGAPLQVGVAVLWLSLIVLLPLAAILWTSAEGGWGAFWSAVTSPSALASFRVTLTISIGVTLVNVVFGLLIAWVLVRDDFPLKRVVDAIIDLPFALPTIVASLVLLSLYGPGSPVGIHIQHTAWGVALALAFVTLPFVVRAVQPVLLELDREVEEAAASLGANSTTIFLKVILPALAPSLLSGAGLAFSRAIGEFGSIVLIGGAIPGETEVSSQWIRTLIENDDRVGAAAISIVLLLISFVVLFVLRYFGARAAKREESAR; encoded by the coding sequence GTGGGGCGGCTGCCGCGTCGCGCCAGCGGCGCCCCCTTGCAGGTTGGGGTGGCGGTGTTGTGGTTGTCGCTGATCGTGCTGCTGCCGCTGGCGGCGATCCTGTGGACCTCGGCCGAGGGTGGTTGGGGCGCGTTCTGGTCGGCGGTCACCTCGCCGTCGGCGCTGGCCTCGTTCCGGGTGACGCTGACCATCTCGATCGGCGTGACGCTGGTCAACGTCGTGTTCGGGCTGCTGATCGCCTGGGTTCTGGTCCGCGACGACTTCCCGCTCAAGCGCGTGGTGGACGCCATCATCGATCTCCCGTTCGCGCTGCCGACCATCGTGGCCAGCCTGGTACTGCTGTCCCTGTACGGGCCCGGTAGCCCGGTGGGGATCCACATCCAGCACACCGCGTGGGGCGTGGCACTGGCGCTGGCCTTCGTGACGCTGCCGTTCGTCGTCCGCGCCGTGCAGCCTGTTCTGCTGGAACTCGATCGCGAGGTCGAGGAGGCCGCGGCCTCGCTGGGTGCCAACAGCACGACGATCTTCCTCAAGGTCATCCTGCCCGCGCTGGCGCCGTCGCTGCTGTCGGGGGCCGGCTTGGCGTTCTCCCGGGCCATCGGCGAATTCGGATCCATCGTGCTGATCGGCGGCGCCATTCCCGGCGAGACCGAGGTGTCCTCGCAGTGGATCCGGACACTCATCGAGAACGATGACCGGGTGGGCGCGGCGGCGATCTCGATTGTGCTGCTGCTGATCTCGTTCGTCGTGTTGTTCGTGCTGCGCTACTTCGGTGCGCGGGCGGCCAAACGGGAGGAGTCGGCCCGATGA
- a CDS encoding sulfate ABC transporter substrate-binding protein gives MNNILTTTKRWSALTAFALSTTLVAACGGGASDVAGEGNTAAADTTLTLVAFAVPEPGWSKIAPAFAGTEEGQGVGVTASYGASGDQSRGVESGKPADVVNFSVEPDITRLVKAGLVDEDWNSGAQKGLPFGSVVTFAVREGNPKNIRDWDDLLKPGIEVITPSPLSSGAAKWNLLAPYAAKSNGGQDHAAGIAYVQELVSQHVKLRPGSGREATDVFRQGTGDVLLAYENEALHYNLEHVNPPQTFKIENPVAVVNTSKHLDKATEFVNFQYTPEAQKVWAEAGFRPSDPAVAAEFADKFPAPEKLWSITDLGGWSEVDPQLFDKDNGEITKIYKQATG, from the coding sequence ATGAACAACATCCTCACCACTACCAAACGTTGGAGCGCGCTCACCGCGTTCGCGCTGTCCACCACGCTCGTCGCGGCGTGCGGCGGCGGTGCCAGCGATGTCGCCGGCGAGGGGAACACCGCGGCGGCCGACACCACGCTGACTCTGGTGGCGTTCGCGGTGCCGGAGCCGGGTTGGTCGAAGATCGCCCCGGCGTTCGCGGGCACCGAGGAGGGCCAGGGGGTCGGTGTCACGGCCTCCTACGGCGCCTCCGGGGACCAGTCCCGCGGTGTCGAATCCGGAAAGCCGGCCGATGTCGTCAACTTCTCCGTCGAGCCCGATATCACCCGGCTGGTGAAGGCCGGACTGGTCGACGAGGACTGGAATTCCGGTGCCCAGAAGGGTTTGCCGTTCGGGTCCGTGGTGACCTTCGCCGTGCGAGAGGGAAACCCGAAGAACATCCGCGACTGGGACGATCTGCTCAAGCCGGGTATCGAGGTCATCACGCCCAGCCCGTTGAGCTCGGGTGCGGCGAAGTGGAACCTGCTGGCCCCGTACGCGGCCAAGAGCAACGGCGGCCAGGACCATGCCGCCGGCATCGCCTACGTCCAGGAATTGGTCAGCCAGCACGTCAAGCTGCGCCCGGGCTCGGGTCGTGAGGCCACCGATGTGTTCCGCCAGGGCACCGGCGATGTGCTGCTCGCCTACGAGAACGAGGCACTGCACTACAACCTGGAGCACGTGAACCCGCCGCAGACCTTCAAGATCGAGAACCCGGTCGCTGTGGTCAACACCAGCAAGCACCTGGACAAGGCCACCGAGTTCGTGAACTTCCAATACACGCCCGAGGCGCAGAAGGTGTGGGCCGAGGCCGGTTTCCGGCCGTCCGACCCGGCGGTTGCCGCGGAGTTCGCGGACAAGTTCCCGGCCCCGGAGAAGCTGTGGAGCATCACCGATCTCGGTGGCTGGTCCGAGGTCGATCCGCAGCTGTTCGACAAGGACAACGGTGAGATCACCAAGATCTACAAGCAGGCCACCGGGTGA
- a CDS encoding Ms4533A family Cys-rich leader peptide: protein MRAATGNKSGHILALIAVGFSAVADVCCCR, encoded by the coding sequence ATGCGCGCAGCGACCGGCAACAAGAGCGGCCACATCTTGGCCCTCATTGCCGTGGGTTTTTCCGCTGTTGCTGATGTCTGTTGTTGTCGCTGA
- a CDS encoding FAD-dependent oxidoreductase produces MPTGCVIVGGGPAGMMLGLLLARAGVNVTVLEKHADFLRDFRGDTVHASTLRLLDELGLGELFAALPHRLIESLRLSVQGVPVEVDLRHLPGAHQHIALVPQWDFLELLADAAEQESTFTLLRNSEVLGPVLRSGRVRGVRYRDEHGAEREIHAPLTVACDGRGSTLRSAMGLVPRSFGAPMDVWWFRVPRTENDPAGLAGAMGAGHVVAMIDRGDYYQCAFVIPKGSDQRLRSEGIESLHRRVTAVVPWIADRVGSVGSFDEVKLLDVQLNRLRRWYADGVLFIGDAAHAMSPVGGVGINLAVADAVAAARLLAAPLCAGEVPTRRLRRVQARRWLPTVLVQGVQKTVHNRVIAVAVSEGAPARAPAAVRLVGRVALLRRIIGYGVAIGPLPEHIPAFARR; encoded by the coding sequence ATGCCCACCGGATGTGTGATCGTCGGCGGCGGACCGGCCGGGATGATGCTGGGCCTGCTGCTGGCCAGGGCCGGCGTGAATGTCACCGTGTTGGAGAAGCACGCCGACTTCCTGCGCGATTTCCGTGGGGACACCGTGCATGCCAGCACTCTGCGCCTGCTCGACGAACTCGGGCTCGGCGAACTCTTCGCCGCGCTACCGCACCGGCTCATCGAATCGCTGCGCCTGTCGGTGCAGGGAGTGCCGGTCGAGGTGGATCTGCGCCACCTGCCCGGCGCACATCAGCACATCGCCCTGGTGCCACAGTGGGATTTTCTCGAACTGCTCGCCGACGCGGCCGAGCAGGAGTCGACGTTCACCCTGTTGCGCAACAGCGAGGTGCTCGGTCCGGTGCTGCGCTCGGGGCGGGTGCGCGGTGTGCGCTACCGCGATGAGCATGGCGCCGAACGCGAGATCCACGCCCCGTTGACGGTGGCCTGTGATGGCCGGGGATCGACGTTGAGATCGGCAATGGGGTTGGTGCCCAGAAGCTTTGGCGCACCGATGGATGTCTGGTGGTTCCGGGTGCCGCGCACCGAGAACGACCCCGCAGGCCTTGCCGGGGCGATGGGCGCCGGTCACGTGGTGGCCATGATCGACCGTGGCGACTACTACCAGTGCGCGTTCGTCATCCCGAAGGGGTCGGATCAGCGACTGCGCTCCGAGGGCATCGAGTCGCTGCACCGGCGGGTCACCGCGGTCGTACCGTGGATCGCCGACCGGGTCGGCTCGGTGGGATCCTTCGACGAGGTCAAATTGCTTGATGTGCAGTTGAATCGGTTGAGGCGCTGGTACGCCGACGGAGTGTTGTTCATCGGTGACGCGGCCCATGCGATGTCCCCGGTGGGCGGCGTCGGCATCAACCTGGCGGTGGCCGACGCGGTGGCGGCCGCGCGGCTGCTCGCCGCCCCGTTGTGTGCCGGTGAGGTGCCGACGCGCCGACTGCGGCGCGTACAGGCCCGCCGCTGGCTACCCACGGTGCTGGTCCAGGGCGTGCAGAAGACCGTTCACAACCGGGTCATCGCGGTCGCGGTGTCCGAGGGCGCCCCCGCACGGGCGCCGGCCGCCGTCCGACTGGTCGGCCGGGTTGCGCTGTTGCGCAGGATCATCGGTTACGGCGTGGCGATCGGGCCGCTACCCGAGCACATACCCGCCTTCGCCCGGCGCTGA
- a CDS encoding glycoside hydrolase family 15 protein has translation MVLEHTEHDPTPTPFTASAPIAYAPSGALRNPFPPIADYAFLSDCESTCLVSSAGAVEWLCVPRPDSPSVFGAILDRGAGHFKLSPYGVSVPSARRYLPGSLIMETTWQTHTGWIIVRDALVMGPWHDTETRSRTHRRTPTDWDAEHILLRTVRCVSGTVELVMSCEPNFDYGRSPATWEYSSSAYGEAIARARKDPEANPTLRLTTNLRIGLEGHEARARTRLTEGDKVFVALSWSKHPAPQNFEEAADKMWKTSESWRQWINIGDFPDHPWRAYLQRSALTLKGLVYSPTGALLAASSTSLPETPQGERNWDYRYSWIRDSTFALWGLYTLGLDREADDFFSFIADVSGATNGERHPLQVMYGVGGERSLVEEELHHLSGYDNSRPVRIGNGAYNQMQHDIWGTMLDSVYLHAKSREQMPEALWPILKNQVEEAIKHWREPDRGIWEVRGEPQHFTSSKIMCWVALDRGAKLAELQGEKSYAQQWSTIAEEIQADILAHGVDSRGVLTQRYGDDALDASLLLAVLTRFLPSDDPRIRATVLAIAEELTEDGLVLRYRTEETDDGLSGEEGTFTICSFWLVSALVEIGEVSRAKRLCERLLSFASPLHLYAEEIEPRTGRHLGNFPQAFTHLALINAVVHVIRAEEEADSTGVFQPANAPA, from the coding sequence ATGGTTCTGGAACATACCGAGCACGATCCGACGCCGACACCGTTCACGGCATCGGCTCCCATCGCCTACGCCCCGTCCGGAGCCCTGCGAAACCCGTTCCCGCCCATCGCGGATTACGCGTTCCTGTCCGACTGCGAGAGCACCTGCCTGGTGTCCTCGGCGGGGGCCGTGGAGTGGCTGTGCGTGCCGCGGCCGGATTCGCCCAGTGTGTTCGGCGCCATCCTGGACCGTGGCGCCGGTCACTTCAAGCTGAGCCCGTACGGCGTCTCGGTGCCCTCGGCGCGGCGCTACCTGCCCGGCAGCCTCATCATGGAAACCACCTGGCAGACCCATACCGGCTGGATCATCGTGCGGGACGCCCTGGTAATGGGCCCCTGGCACGACACCGAGACCCGCTCGCGGACCCACCGCCGCACCCCCACCGACTGGGACGCCGAGCACATCCTGCTGCGCACCGTGCGCTGCGTCAGCGGCACCGTCGAGCTGGTGATGAGCTGCGAGCCGAACTTCGACTACGGCCGCAGTCCGGCGACCTGGGAATACTCCTCCTCGGCCTACGGTGAGGCGATCGCCCGCGCCCGGAAGGATCCCGAGGCCAACCCGACGCTGCGTCTGACCACCAACCTGCGCATCGGCCTGGAAGGCCACGAGGCCCGCGCGCGCACCCGGCTCACCGAGGGTGACAAGGTGTTCGTGGCGCTCAGCTGGTCCAAACACCCTGCGCCGCAGAATTTCGAAGAAGCCGCCGACAAGATGTGGAAGACCAGTGAGTCGTGGCGGCAGTGGATCAACATCGGTGACTTCCCCGACCATCCGTGGCGGGCGTACCTGCAACGCAGCGCGCTGACGCTGAAGGGTCTGGTGTACTCGCCGACCGGCGCGCTGCTGGCGGCCAGCAGCACGTCGTTGCCGGAAACTCCTCAGGGAGAACGCAACTGGGACTACCGCTATTCGTGGATACGGGATTCCACCTTCGCGTTGTGGGGTCTGTACACCCTCGGACTGGACCGCGAGGCGGACGACTTCTTCTCCTTCATCGCCGACGTATCCGGGGCCACCAACGGCGAACGGCACCCGTTACAGGTGATGTACGGCGTGGGTGGGGAACGCAGCCTGGTCGAGGAGGAACTGCACCACCTGTCCGGCTATGACAACTCCCGGCCGGTGCGCATCGGCAACGGCGCGTACAACCAGATGCAGCACGATATCTGGGGCACCATGCTGGATTCGGTGTACCTGCACGCCAAGTCGCGTGAGCAGATGCCCGAGGCGTTGTGGCCGATCCTGAAGAATCAGGTCGAGGAGGCCATCAAGCACTGGCGCGAACCCGACCGCGGCATCTGGGAGGTTCGCGGCGAGCCGCAGCACTTCACCTCCAGCAAGATCATGTGCTGGGTGGCACTGGATCGCGGAGCCAAACTGGCCGAGCTGCAGGGCGAGAAGAGCTACGCCCAGCAGTGGAGCACGATCGCCGAGGAGATCCAGGCCGACATCCTGGCCCACGGTGTGGACTCCCGCGGTGTGCTCACCCAGCGCTACGGCGACGATGCGCTCGACGCGTCGCTGCTGCTCGCGGTGCTCACCCGGTTCCTGCCGTCGGACGATCCGCGCATCCGGGCCACCGTGCTGGCCATCGCCGAGGAACTCACCGAGGACGGACTGGTGCTGCGCTACCGCACCGAGGAAACCGACGACGGCCTGTCTGGCGAGGAAGGCACCTTCACCATCTGTTCGTTCTGGTTGGTGTCGGCGCTGGTCGAGATCGGCGAGGTCAGCCGCGCCAAGCGGTTGTGCGAGCGGCTGCTGTCCTTCGCCAGCCCACTGCACCTCTACGCCGAGGAGATCGAGCCGCGCACCGGACGCCACCTGGGTAACTTCCCGCAGGCGTTCACCCACCTGGCACTGATCAACGCGGTGGTGCACGTCATCCGCGCCGAGGAGGAGGCCGACAGCACCGGCGTCTTCCAGCCCGCGAACGCGCCGGCCTGA
- a CDS encoding DUF222 domain-containing protein, translating into MFEDRGATAHLDAARDQLRAERMAVALKVIEAGRFALARMAELGHAFEDLIVDDWELAAAELGAELGISRGRACTLITQGRDLLTRLPAFTDILATGTVDLRVLRVILHRTALITDPDVLSVLDTQLAAAAPAWNARSDERITELVDWMIIEVDPEAVRRARQARRQRGITVEPVGDGMVEIHGRVDAAKGAVFDQRLDELARTTCPDDPRTFDERRADAIDLPALGATALPCECGKDTCAAAGTEAPAGHIVLHLHGDRDTVEGRSDRPALLPGYGPIPAEQVRRMAPRAEVRPVPAAADLGTERGYQPSRTLAEFIACRDLTCRWPGCNVPVARCDIDHTTPWPYGPTHPSNTKLYCRIHHLIKTFHCGPQGWRDQQHPDGTITITAPNGRTYTTTPDGALYFPQFAVRTAELGPITMPPPSRHRELAAPKRSRTRAQNLAYRIAHERALNRADYEANPPPF; encoded by the coding sequence ATGTTCGAAGATCGGGGTGCTACTGCTCACCTCGATGCTGCGCGCGATCAGCTGCGCGCCGAGCGGATGGCCGTTGCGCTCAAGGTGATCGAGGCCGGCCGGTTCGCGCTGGCCAGGATGGCCGAACTGGGGCACGCGTTCGAGGACCTCATCGTCGATGACTGGGAACTGGCCGCCGCCGAACTGGGTGCCGAACTCGGGATCAGCCGCGGCCGGGCCTGCACCCTGATCACCCAGGGCCGCGACCTGCTCACCCGGCTGCCGGCGTTCACCGACATCTTGGCCACCGGCACCGTGGACCTTCGCGTCCTGCGCGTCATCCTGCACCGCACCGCCCTGATCACCGATCCCGACGTCCTGTCGGTCCTCGACACGCAGCTGGCCGCGGCGGCACCGGCATGGAACGCGCGCTCGGATGAACGCATCACCGAACTGGTGGACTGGATGATCATCGAGGTGGACCCCGAGGCCGTACGCCGGGCACGGCAGGCGCGCCGGCAGCGTGGGATCACTGTCGAACCCGTCGGGGACGGGATGGTCGAGATCCACGGGCGCGTCGATGCCGCCAAGGGCGCGGTCTTCGACCAGCGCCTCGATGAACTGGCCCGCACCACCTGCCCCGATGACCCCCGCACCTTCGATGAGCGCCGTGCCGATGCCATCGACCTGCCGGCCCTGGGTGCGACCGCGTTGCCGTGCGAGTGCGGCAAGGACACCTGCGCGGCCGCCGGTACCGAAGCACCCGCCGGCCATATCGTCCTTCACCTGCATGGTGACCGTGACACTGTCGAGGGCCGCTCGGATCGTCCGGCCCTGCTGCCCGGGTATGGGCCGATTCCGGCCGAGCAGGTCCGCAGGATGGCCCCGCGGGCCGAGGTCCGGCCCGTGCCGGCGGCGGCCGATCTGGGAACCGAACGCGGCTACCAGCCATCGCGCACGCTCGCCGAGTTCATCGCCTGCCGTGATCTGACGTGCCGCTGGCCCGGCTGCAACGTCCCGGTTGCCCGCTGCGATATCGACCACACCACGCCGTGGCCCTACGGCCCGACCCATCCGTCCAACACGAAGCTGTATTGCCGGATCCATCACTTGATCAAGACTTTTCACTGCGGCCCGCAGGGTTGGCGCGATCAGCAACACCCGGACGGCACCATCACGATCACTGCACCCAACGGCCGGACGTACACCACTACACCCGATGGCGCCCTGTACTTCCCACAGTTCGCGGTGCGCACGGCTGAACTGGGGCCGATCACGATGCCGCCGCCGAGCCGACATCGCGAACTCGCCGCACCCAAGCGCTCCCGCACCCGGGCACAGAACCTCGCCTACCGAATAGCCCACGAACGAGCGCTCAACCGTGCGGACTACGAGGCCAACCCACCGCCCTTCTAG
- a CDS encoding bifunctional 2-polyprenyl-6-hydroxyphenol methylase/3-demethylubiquinol 3-O-methyltransferase UbiG → MGDADRTRWDAAYAARAVALTPALPPVFIGYEDLFPRRGTALEIACGAGGAAVWLAQRGLNVHAVDVSGIAIGQARVLAEQHGVTVRFDTVALDGGLPPGDPADLVLCHKFRAPDLYADLSARLKPGGLLAICVLSEVGASPGRFRAAAGELRSTFAGLDELAAGEGDGQAWLIARRR, encoded by the coding sequence GTGGGCGACGCCGACCGCACCCGCTGGGACGCGGCGTACGCCGCGCGGGCCGTCGCGTTGACACCCGCGCTGCCCCCGGTGTTCATCGGATACGAGGACCTGTTCCCGCGCCGCGGCACCGCACTGGAAATCGCCTGTGGCGCAGGCGGTGCCGCGGTGTGGCTGGCGCAACGCGGTCTGAACGTACACGCCGTCGATGTCTCGGGGATCGCCATCGGACAGGCTCGGGTGCTGGCCGAACAACACGGCGTCACAGTACGTTTCGACACTGTCGCTCTCGATGGCGGGCTACCACCCGGTGACCCGGCCGATCTGGTGTTGTGTCACAAGTTCCGCGCCCCCGACCTCTACGCGGATCTGTCCGCCCGGCTGAAGCCGGGCGGACTGTTGGCGATCTGTGTGCTCAGCGAGGTCGGCGCCTCGCCTGGGCGGTTCCGGGCTGCTGCCGGTGAACTGCGCTCGACGTTCGCCGGCCTTGATGAGCTGGCGGCGGGGGAGGGCGACGGGCAGGCCTGGTTGATTGCCCGTCGCCGCTGA
- a CDS encoding sensor domain-containing protein codes for MNSAAGLPRARYARHALIAVSVGCALLTGCSATVTGQAVRDQNAAPVDAPPLKESQLDDVLLSIGDINDIMGSDSMEVTGELDQMVDHSSDVSEPDCLGSIFGAEQPVYGDSGYTAVRDQVSREPDEDNAHWVEQTAVLYPSADKAQRFFDDAQSSWDACAGTSIAIDDGMDSYTWQIEDLTATDTVLTQVTTQDDADGWECQHALSAVTNVIVEAWACSYGAGDEAAQIAAKMVENAVE; via the coding sequence GTGAACAGTGCCGCAGGATTGCCGCGCGCGCGGTATGCCCGTCATGCCCTCATCGCCGTGTCGGTCGGATGCGCGCTGCTGACCGGGTGTTCGGCCACCGTCACCGGTCAGGCCGTCCGGGACCAGAACGCGGCGCCCGTCGACGCGCCGCCGTTGAAGGAAAGCCAGCTCGACGACGTCCTGCTGTCCATCGGCGACATCAACGACATCATGGGCTCGGACAGCATGGAGGTCACCGGTGAGCTCGACCAGATGGTCGACCACTCCAGCGATGTGTCCGAACCGGATTGCCTCGGTTCGATCTTCGGCGCCGAACAGCCGGTCTACGGGGACAGCGGGTACACCGCGGTCCGCGACCAGGTGTCGCGCGAACCCGACGAGGACAACGCGCACTGGGTGGAACAGACCGCGGTGCTCTACCCGTCGGCGGACAAGGCGCAGCGCTTCTTCGACGATGCGCAGTCCAGCTGGGACGCCTGCGCGGGGACGTCGATCGCCATCGACGACGGGATGGACAGCTACACCTGGCAGATCGAGGACCTGACGGCGACCGACACGGTGCTGACCCAGGTCACCACCCAGGATGACGCCGACGGCTGGGAATGCCAGCACGCGCTCTCCGCGGTCACCAATGTGATCGTCGAGGCCTGGGCCTGCAGCTACGGCGCGGGCGACGAGGCAGCCCAGATCGCGGCAAAGATGGTCGAGAACGCCGTCGAGTAG
- a CDS encoding type II toxin-antitoxin system PemK/MazF family toxin codes for MASQWKAFQRFAEKLVFSEAPKLIRQLPNPERVLQQGLRIGMEALAAQANPSPVALTSGRPVTSTGVPTAQRARRISYSPDLDGRADPGEIVWTWVVYEDDPTRGKDRPVLVVGRDQRTLLGLMLSSQDHHAGDDGWVGIGTGSWDYDGRPSWVRLDRVLDVPEDGIRREGAILDKDRFEIIATRLRAEFSWS; via the coding sequence ATGGCGTCCCAGTGGAAGGCCTTCCAGAGGTTTGCGGAGAAACTCGTGTTCAGCGAGGCCCCAAAGCTCATCCGCCAGCTGCCCAACCCCGAACGCGTCCTTCAACAGGGTCTGCGGATCGGCATGGAGGCGCTGGCGGCCCAGGCCAACCCGTCACCGGTCGCCCTCACCAGTGGACGACCGGTGACCAGCACCGGCGTGCCCACCGCACAGCGGGCCCGGCGCATCTCCTACTCCCCCGACCTGGACGGCCGGGCCGATCCGGGCGAGATCGTCTGGACCTGGGTGGTCTACGAGGACGATCCGACCCGCGGCAAGGACCGCCCGGTGCTGGTGGTCGGTCGCGATCAGCGCACCCTGCTCGGACTCATGCTGTCCAGCCAGGACCACCACGCCGGTGACGACGGCTGGGTCGGGATCGGGACGGGCAGCTGGGACTACGACGGCCGGCCCTCCTGGGTGCGGCTGGACCGGGTGCTCGACGTGCCCGAGGACGGCATCCGCCGGGAGGGCGCCATCCTCGACAAGGATCGTTTCGAGATCATCGCGACCCGGTTGCGCGCCGAGTTCTCCTGGAGCTGA
- a CDS encoding LLM class flavin-dependent oxidoreductase — protein sequence MKFHWYLPTHGDTTTIADNRGSASERVQSHLQPTLENLTALVRSAEDLGFEAALTPTGSHCEDSWLATAALAQHSRRLKFLVAFRPGVLSPTLASQQVSTYQRFTGNRLALNIVTGGDDLEMRRYGDGIDKAARYRRTAEFLTVVRGAWSNPEFTFHGEFYDVEAARMAYPVDALPTIYFGGSSPEAIEVAAEHADVYLTWGEPPAQVAEKIERVRDAAARRGRELRFGLRLHTVARPTEDQAWRRADELIAGLSADEVRRAHERYLASGSEGQRRMAALTTGELVGARRLEVHSGLWAGPSLLRDGAGTAAIGSYRQVADVFAEYARLGISEFVLSGYPQADEIRHVGEGVLPLVRAGIPVG from the coding sequence ATGAAGTTCCATTGGTACCTGCCGACCCATGGCGACACCACCACCATCGCGGACAATCGGGGTAGCGCCTCGGAGCGGGTGCAGTCGCATCTGCAGCCGACGCTGGAGAACCTGACCGCGTTGGTGCGCAGCGCCGAGGATCTGGGCTTCGAGGCGGCGCTGACCCCGACCGGCTCGCACTGCGAGGATTCCTGGCTGGCCACCGCCGCACTGGCGCAACACAGCCGCCGGCTCAAGTTCCTGGTGGCGTTCCGCCCTGGAGTGCTGTCGCCGACGCTGGCCTCCCAGCAGGTCAGTACCTATCAGCGATTCACCGGAAATCGGTTGGCGCTCAACATCGTCACCGGCGGTGACGATCTGGAGATGCGCCGCTACGGCGACGGCATCGACAAGGCCGCCCGGTACCGGCGCACCGCAGAGTTCCTCACGGTGGTGCGCGGCGCCTGGAGCAATCCGGAGTTCACCTTTCACGGCGAGTTCTACGACGTCGAGGCGGCCAGGATGGCGTACCCGGTGGACGCCCTGCCGACCATTTACTTCGGCGGTTCCTCACCGGAGGCCATCGAGGTGGCCGCCGAGCACGCCGACGTCTATCTCACCTGGGGTGAGCCGCCGGCGCAGGTCGCCGAGAAGATCGAGCGGGTGCGCGACGCCGCCGCACGACGCGGACGGGAGCTGAGGTTCGGTCTGCGATTGCACACGGTGGCGCGTCCCACCGAGGACCAGGCCTGGCGGCGTGCCGACGAGCTGATCGCCGGGCTGTCCGCCGATGAGGTGCGTCGCGCCCACGAGCGCTACCTGGCCAGCGGATCGGAAGGTCAGCGCCGGATGGCGGCGCTGACCACCGGCGAACTGGTCGGTGCCCGCCGTCTCGAAGTCCATTCCGGGCTGTGGGCCGGGCCGAGTCTGCTGCGCGATGGCGCAGGCACCGCGGCGATCGGGAGCTATCGGCAAGTGGCCGACGTGTTCGCCGAATACGCCCGCCTCGGCATCAGTGAGTTCGTGTTGTCGGGCTACCCGCAGGCCGACGAGATCCGCCACGTCGGCGAGGGGGTGCTGCCGCTGGTGCGGGCGGGCATCCCGGTCGGCTGA
- a CDS encoding methionine ABC transporter ATP-binding protein, producing MIEIENLTKRFGDRTVLDDISLSVESGEILAVVGPSGAGKSTLSRCVSFLERPTNGTVRVDGKDFSRLDADELVNARRSVGVIFQTAPLLRRRTVAQNIALPLQYLHATDGSVDTRVTELLDRVGLSDRREFFPAQLSGGQKQRVGIARALALGPSNLLSDEATSGLDPATTKSILNLLSHLRDEFGLSIILITHEMEVVREVADSVARIDEGRIIESGSVEDIILDPASPLAHELLPDRPSVPLSGAGDVWEVSYASRDVPLDWLTSIQTMPGLASTRVSVLSASVEAIRGVAVGRAVLALSPTTPAGFERQLRDRGLHVRPVSTTSDEEAA from the coding sequence GTGATCGAGATCGAAAACCTGACCAAACGGTTCGGTGACCGCACCGTCCTCGACGACATCTCCCTGTCCGTCGAGAGCGGAGAAATCCTGGCCGTGGTCGGGCCCAGTGGCGCCGGCAAGAGCACGTTGTCGCGGTGTGTCAGTTTCCTGGAGCGTCCCACCAACGGCACCGTCCGGGTCGACGGGAAGGACTTTTCCCGCCTCGACGCCGACGAGTTGGTGAACGCACGGCGCAGTGTCGGGGTGATCTTCCAGACCGCGCCGCTGCTGCGGCGCCGCACCGTGGCGCAGAACATCGCGCTGCCCCTGCAATACCTGCACGCCACCGACGGCTCGGTCGACACGCGGGTCACAGAGCTGCTGGACCGGGTGGGCTTGAGCGATCGCCGCGAGTTCTTTCCCGCTCAGCTCTCCGGCGGGCAGAAGCAGCGTGTCGGCATTGCCCGCGCCCTGGCGCTGGGGCCGTCGAATCTGCTGTCCGACGAGGCGACGTCGGGTCTGGACCCGGCCACCACGAAGTCGATCCTCAACCTGCTCAGTCATCTTCGCGACGAGTTCGGTCTGTCGATCATCCTGATCACCCACGAGATGGAAGTGGTCCGGGAGGTCGCCGACTCGGTGGCGCGGATCGATGAGGGTCGCATCATCGAAAGCGGTTCGGTGGAGGACATCATCCTGGATCCGGCGTCGCCGCTGGCCCACGAGCTGCTGCCCGACCGGCCCAGCGTGCCGCTGAGCGGAGCCGGTGACGTCTGGGAAGTGTCCTACGCGTCCCGCGATGTCCCGCTGGACTGGCTGACCTCCATCCAAACGATGCCGGGCCTGGCGAGTACCCGGGTCAGCGTGCTCAGCGCCAGTGTCGAGGCCATTCGAGGGGTCGCCGTAGGACGCGCCGTGCTGGCCCTGTCCCCCACCACCCCAGCCGGTTTCGAGCGGCAGCTGCGTGACCGCGGCCTGCACGTGCGGCCTGTGAGCACCACCTCCGACGAGGAAGCGGCGTGA